DNA sequence from the Alkaliphilus metalliredigens QYMF genome:
AATTATGAGAATGTAGAGGTTTATGGTGAGTATAAATATAACGAAGAAATAAAAAAATTATATGAGCATGTTGATTGTATTTACTCTGTTTATGATGCAGAATTAAAAAATGTTCAGATAGCTCTACCGAATAGGTTGTATGAGGCTGCATTTACTTCTACACCTATTATCGCATCAAAAAATACTTATTTAGGGGATATAGTAGAAAAATATGATATAGGAAAAACGATACTTTTTAATTCTAAAACAGAATTAATAAAAGTTTTATCATTGCTCAAAGAGGATCTTAATTATTTAAAAAGCATAGAAGAAAAATCACAATTATTTAGGAATGATTGGGATTTGAATAAGCATAACAAAAATTTAATAAAAGCTATCGGAAAAATTATTTAGGGGGATTATAGATGACATCTAAAATTAATGTAATAGGACTTGGATATATAGGTTTGCCAACAGCTTTAATGTTTGCTAAGAGTGGAGTTGAAGTAGTTGGAACGGATTTAAACGAAAAATTAATAGACTCACTTGCAAAAGGGAAGTTGACTTTTGAGGAAGAAGGCTTAGAAGAACTTTTTAACGATGCTATAGAAAAAGGTATTAAGTTTACGACCGAATATCAAAAAACTGATACTTATATTATAGCTGTCCCTACACCTTATATAAATTCAAGTAAGAAACTAGATCCTAAATATGTGATTTCAGCAGTTAATACAGTTCTTGATGTATGTGAAAAAGGAGCGGTTTTAATTATTGAGTCTACAATATCACCAGGATCTATAGATAAATATGTTAGACCTGAGATAGCTAAAAGAGGTTTTGAACTTGGAAAGGACGTTCATTTAGTACATGCTCCTGAAAGAATTATACCTGGAAACATGATTTATGAGCTTGAATATAATTCGAGAACTGTTGGTGCTGATGATCTTATTATAGGTGAGAAAGTAAAAGAAATATATTCGAGTTTTTGCAAATCGGAGATTGTAGTTACTGATATTAGATCAGCAGAAATGTCAAAAGTAGTAGAAAACACTTATAGAGATGTTAATATAGCTTTTGCTAATGAACTAGCTAAGATTTGTAGAACAGATAAGATGGATGTTTATGAGATTATACGTATAGCTAATAAGCACCCAAGGGTTAATATTCTTCAGCCAGGGCCAGGGGTAGGTGGTCACTGTATTTCAGTAGATCCGTGGTTTTTAGTAGGAGATTATCCAGATCTAACCAATTTGATTCTTACAGCTAGAAAAATTAATGATTCTATGCCTACCCATGTATTAGGAAGAATAAGAGATATCATGAGAGAGCACAAAATTACTGATATCTCAAAAATCGGTATTTATGGACTTGCTTATAAAGAAAATGTTGATGATACTAGAGAAAGCCCTACACTTCAGCTTCTCGAAAGAATGGACGAGCATTTAGCTTTTGGAGTTAAAGTGTATGATCCTTTCATTAAAGAGAGAATCGTTGATCATCAGTTCATGAACTTCGAAGATTTCTTAAATGAGATAAAGATTCTGGTAATTATTACAGCTCATGATCATATAAAAAATAATTTAGATTTAGTTAAAGATAAATTTATACTTGATACTAAGAATATTTGTGATTTTGATGGGGTTTATAAATTATAAGTTAGGATGAGTAGACATGAAAAAAATAATGGTGGTTTTTGGGACAAGACCTGAAGCAATAAAGATGTGTCCCCTAGTTAAAGAACTAAAGACAAGAGAAAAACTGAATACAGTTGTTTGTGTAACAGGACAACATAGAGAAATGCTAGATCAGGTTTTAAATGCATTTGATGTGGTCCCAGACTATGATCTTTCTATTATGAAAGCGAAGCAGACACTATTTGACGTCACAGTTAACATTCTAGAAAAAATGAAAGCTGTTCTCGAAGAAGTCAGACCTGATGTAGTGTTGGTACATGGAGATACATCTACTACATTTGTAACTGCGCTAGCCTGCTTTTATCTGCAGATTCCTGTGGGACATGTAGAAGCGGGACTGAGAACTTACAACATCTACTCTCCATATCCAGAGGAGTTTAATAGACAAGCAGTTGGCATTGTATCAAATTTCAACTTTGCACCAACTGAAATGTCAAAAGAGAATCTTCTTAAAGAAGGGAAGGATCTTGAAACTATTCATGTGACTGGTAATACAGCAATCGATGCCCTTAAAACTACGGTTCGAGGTGATTATAGTCATGAGCACTTGAGATGGGCTGCAGATAGTAGGTTAATCATGATAACAGCTCACAGAAGAGAGAACCTTGGCGAACCTATGAGAAATATGTTTAGAGCGATCAAACGTATCATCGATGAAACAGCCGACATAAAAGCGATCTATCCAATTCATATGAATCCTATTGTAAGAAAGGCGGCACAGGAAATTCTTGGAGATACGGATAGAATAAGAATAATTGAGCCACTTGAAGTATTAGATTTTCATAACTTCTTATCTCGTTCTCATCTGATTTTAACAGACAGCGGTGGGATTCAAGAAGAAGCTCCGAGTTTGGGGAAGCCAGTTCTTGTTATGCGTGATACGACTGAAAGGCCAGAAGGAATAGCTGCTGGAACACTCAAGTTAGTAGGAACGGATGAAGAGGTTATCTACAAGACGTTCAAGCAATTACTTGAAAATCAAAACGAATATGACAAAATGAGTCAAGCGAGTAATCCTTATGGAGATGGATTTGCAAGTAAGAGGATAGCAGATATATTGTGTAGATAAATCTTCAGTATGGATGTAAGATAGTTAATTCAACACAATGTATAGATTCCCTTGAATAGAAAGCAATAAAAATTAGGATGTGATTTGAAATGTCAAAAACGTAGTTATATGAAAGAATAATAAATAGACAAGAAAGATTTTGGTTATTGGCTTAGGTTATGTAGGCATGCCTTTAGTAGTAGCATTTGCTAAGAAGATTGATGTAATAAGTTTTGACCTAAATAAAAAGAAGATAGAATTATATAAGGCTGGAATTGATCCAACAAATGAAGTTGGAGACGAAGGTATTAAACAAACTTCAGTAGAGTTTACAGCGAATGAAGCTAGATTAAAAGAAGCAAAGTTTCACATTTGGAATATAATTGCTGAAAGTTATAATGCACTCTATAAAAGTTGAAATGTCAAGAGACGAGGTGTTTTAATGTATATTTTAATAATTGCTAGAGGGTACCCAACAGATAAATATAAAATGAATGGAATTTTTGAGTTTGACCAAGCTAAAGCCTTAGTCCAAGCGGGGCATAAGGTTATTTATGCTGCCATTGATGTTAGGTCTATTAGAAGATGGCGAAAATGGGGGGGTGAAAGTTTCGAACAAGATGGAGTTCAAGTAGAGGCTATTAATATACCTGGTGGTAGGATTCCCAAAACAATCTTAAGGCAAATACAAATGCAAGGGCTTAAAAATTTATATAAAAGAATTGAATCAAAATATGGCAAGCCTGACATAATTCACGCACATTTTTTAGGTTATGGCAATATTTCTACCGAAGTTTTAGCAAAGCAGAACATTCCTATTGCACTAACAGAACATTTATCAGCAATGAATAATAAAGCTTTAGAGCCTAGTCTCATTACATTAGGCACTGAAACCTACCCAAATGTTGACAAGCTTATAACCGTAAGCGAGGCTCTTGCAAATAATATTGAAGAAAAATTTGAAGTTAAAGCCACAGTAATTCCCAATATGGTTGATACAGAAAGCTTTAACTACATCAACAGAAGAAAAGAAAATGACGATTATGTGTTTGTATCAACGGGAGGCTTAATACCTAGAAAAAGTATGGACGTGCTAATTGATTCTTTTAATATAGCTTTTAAAGATAAGAAAAAAGTTAAGCTATATATTTTTGGTGAAGGGGCAGAGCGGTCTAAACTTGAACAAATGATTGCTGAATACAAACTAACTGAGCAAATTTTTTTGATGGGTTTAAGGGATAGAAAAGAAATTGCAAAAAGAATGCATGAAAGTGATTGCTTTGTTTTAGTATCAAAACTGGAAACCTTTGGTGTGGCATATATAGAGGCTTTAGCAGCAGGGTTACCAGTTATAGCAACAAACTGCGGTGGCCCGGAAGAATTTGTCCATAAAGATAATGGCATTTTGATTGAAGTAGATGATGCCGAAGCTCTAACCAATTCTATGTTAAAAATGTATAACGAAAGCAATAAGTTTGATAGAGAAAAAATTTCAAAAGAAATGGTTGATAAATTTTCTCCTGAAGCAATTGCTAAGCGACTAACGGAGACATATAGGAATGTTTTAAAAGACAGAAAGGTACAACTATGAAAAAATCAGTGCTTTTAATTGTTGCGTCTTCATTGATGGCAGCAGACTTTATATCAATAAGCCTTGGCTTTATGGAATTATCTTTATTCCGTATAAGCTTAATGTTGTTAGCTATTCTAACAATCTTTAATTATCTAAAATCAAATAAAAAATTTGCACTAAATAACCTAAGCATTCAATCAAAAATAATTAGGTTCTACCTCTTGTGGCTATTTTATGCAATTCTCAGTTTAGGATGGGTTAAAGATTATGATTATTGGATAAGAGCTGTTTTCTACATCACGGTTGGTTTTCTTTGTATATGGACTTTTTCTGTTTACTTAAAAGAAAAAAAAGATTTTTCAAAAGTGTTTCTTGTGTTTTTTATAATGCTAGTAATACATAACCTAATTGGTTTAAACGAAGTTTCAACAGGCGTGTATAGATTTGCAGATATGACCAGAATAGATAGGCATGGCCAGTTTGGTTATAATGCCGTTGCAAGGACACCTGTATCAATGTTTGGTAATACAAATGATTTTGCCACAGTAATAACATTAGGCATTTTTATAACTTATATTGTTTTTGTAAATACAAATTCAAAAATATTAAAAAGCATAAGCATCTTTAATCTAATATCATCAATTTATTTATTAGTGAGAACAGATTCCAGGGCAAATATGTTAGGCCTGGCTATTGGGATACTGGTATTTACTTATTTAAATTTTTATAGGAAGCTCACTGTAAAGACTATACTTTTAATGTTCGGCGTTCCGCTATTAATATTTAACCCCTTCGTTTTAAATCAAATACTAACATTTGTTTCAGATAGACTTAATTTCAACTTTGCTGGAACAGGCTCAGATGGTATTAGAGTTGGATTAATAAAGAATGGGTTGTTATTTCTAAAAGAAACGATAGGTTTCGGCGTGGGCGCAGGGAATATAGACTTTTGGATGGAGAATTATAAAGTGTATTATACAGGTACAATTCGAAACATGCATAATTGGTGGATGGAAATTTTAGTGGGTTATGGTGTATTTATATTTATGGGTTATATATGGACGTATTTAAAAATGTTTAAGATATTTTACAAGGCGTACATAAAATCAGATGATAAATTTATCAGAACAACTTCTCTAGGGCTTATATCACTAATGTCAGCTTTTATAGTTAGTGCAATATCATCAAGCTCTAATGTAGGAAGCTCCTGGATGTGGATGATTTGGGGCGTTGTGATAGCTTTTGTGGGGTATGTAGAGAATAAAAGAAAGCAAATATCGTATTAAAGTAATATTGAGAGGGTGAGAAACAATGGATATTAATAACAAGCAAAACATTGCCACCATTGCATTTCATAGGGCTATAAATTATGGTGCTGTTTTACAAGTTTATGCCTTGCAAAAAAGGATTGAGGAACTTGGTGGCAATTGCACAGTATTAGATTATAGAAATGATTTGTTGGAGAGTAAGCACAGGGAAACAAAAATTGGCGATTGCAAAACAATTAAGGACTATATAAGATTTATTTTCTTATCAAAAAACAATAATTTAAAGTATAAAGCCTTTAGGGCATTTAGTGAGAGTTATCTGAATTTGAGTAAACCCTATTATACTATTGATGAACTTAAAAAAGATGAACAAAAATATGACAAATTCATCACTGGTAGCGATCAAGTATGGAATGGAAATCTTAGTAATACGGATCCAGCGTATTTTTTAGATTTTGTGAATGATAGTCGAAAAAAGAATTCTTATGCTGCCAGTTTTGGTTTTGAAAAAATTCCGGATAATAAAATTGGCGATTATTATAATATGTTAAAAGGTTACAAAGAAATGTCTGTAAGAGAAATCCAAGGTACCAAAATTATTAAAGAACTACTGGGTATGGATGTTGAAACAGTTTTAGACCCAACACTTTTATTAACTAAAGAAAAATGGTTTGAGATAGCCGAAGATTATACAAAAAATGAAAACTACATACTTGTCTATGGGTTTGGTGAAGCGAAATATAAAATGAATTTTGCTAAAAACCTCTCAAAAAAGACCGGATGTAAGATAGTTCATATTGCGAACCCTTATTATAATGAGCGAGGCATTTTATATGAAAAATCTTTGGGACCAAAGGAGTTTCTAGGTATTTTAAAAAACGCACAGTATATAGTAACTAACTCTTTTCATGGAACAGCATTTGCTATTAACTTTAATAAAGAGTTTTTTGTTGAACCATTATCGGAAGCATTTGGCACCAATTCTAGATTAACGAATATTTTAGATTTGTTTGGCTTGAAAGACAGGCTAATATTTAGTGAAGACGTTTCAATGTATGATAAAACTATTGATTATGATAATGTGAATAAAGTTTTGAATGGAGAAAGAAAAAATTCAGTAAAATTTATTAGAGAAATAATTAATAGCAATTAAGTATGATTTTAGTTAAAGTACTTATTCAACATAATGTTTTTTAAACTAATTTACTTTGAAGTTTAAGGATTTTAAAATTCTAAGGAGATGGTGAAAAGATGATATCCGTTTTTGATATAAAAGAAGATTGTTGTGGCTGCACGTCCTGTCAGCATATTTGCCCCACAAAGGCAATAGAAATGAAACCAGACGAGGAAGGCTTTTTATATCCAGAAATAAACCAAGAGCTATGTAATGATTGCGGACTATGCAGGACAGTGTGTGCGTTTCAAAACGGATATGACATTTCAGATGATTTTGCCGCTCCAAAAGTTTATGCAGTTAAAAATAAGCATGAAGATGTCAGGATGGCCAGTTCATCCGGCGGTATCTTCTCTGCTATTTCAGATCATATTTTAGATAGCGATGGTTTAGTAAGCGGTGTTGCCTTTGATGAAAATATGAACGTAGTTCATAAAATTGCCGCTACAAAAGAAGAAAGAGATGAATTTAGAGGTTCTAAGTATGTTCAAAGTGAGTTGAATCATGTTTACTCTGAAATTAAAAATTTACTTAAACAAAATAAAGCAGTGTTATTTACCGGTACACCATGCCAAAATGCAGGACTAAAAAGCTTTTTAGATTTGGCAAGGGTTAAAACGGAGAATCTAATTTTATGCGATATTGTTTGTCACGGCACACCTAGCCCATTATTGTGGAAAGAGCATGTTAGTTTTTTAGAAAATAAAAACGAGGGCAAGCTTTTACAGCATTCGTTTCGATGGAAGGAAGCAGGATGGCGTGGATATAATGTTTATGCAGCCTTTGATAATGGGAAAAGCAAATTAAACACAGCTGATGTTAAATCATTTGCAAATATATTTAGCTCTGATGCTGCCTTACGACCTTCATGCCATTACTGCAGATATGCAAACCTTAAAAGACCTTCAGATATCACAATCGCAGATTTTTGGGGTATAGAAAAAACCATGCCACAATTTGACGATAACAAAGGTATTTCTTTAACCTTAATCAACACAGCTAAAGGACAAAAACTATTTGAAGATATAAAATCTAAAATAATATATAGAGAAAGCAACACCAAAGATTGTTTGCAACGCAACTTGCAAGAATCGTCCAAAGTGTCGGAAAAAAGAGAACAGTTTTGGCAGGATTACCATTTACGCGGATATGAGTATATAGTTAAGAAGTATGCAGGATATAATCTTAAAGCTAGTATAAAAAGAAAAGTAAAAACTGCACTAATAAAAATGGGTTTGCAGGCTTAGCCAAAAATTGCGTCTTCAGTTAGCAAATATGATTGGATTGCTTCGGTATGTATGTAGATTTTAAATTAGGTTGAAAATTGTGACGAATGAAGGGTGAATGTAAGATGAAAGTTTTAATATACTAGAAAAGGTAATAAACAGGATTAAAATATGGCTTAGAGTTTTACTAAGGGACATTTCAAATATGTTGGTTTATGGGATAAAGGCTCCTAAATCTGCAGAGAGAATCTGGATAAATCCAAGGGATTGTAAATATCTCATCAAAGATATTGGGCGAAAAGGTTCGGGTAAAGTTGTAAAGGAATGGCCACCGCGTGGTGCCCATATAGTAAATGTTGACGAAATAGAAAAGATTAAATACCTAAAATTACATTGGGAAGATGGAGTTCCTTGGTCAGATTGTGGAATATATGAGTATAACTACAGACTAATAGAAAGAGGAGTCTTTGATGATGGATGTAAAAACAAGGAAGATGTAATTTTAAAGTATAAAAAACTAGACAATGTATTCGAAAAGATAAAAAAAGAAAATAAACTATTAACTCGTGCTGAACTAGATGAAAAGGCATTTAGGGAAAACGGTGGCGTGTACATACATTTAGGACCAAATGGTGAGCCATATTTTGGTGGTGCAGGATACCATCGATTTGCAATAGCATTAGTTTTAGGTATACCGCTTATCCCTGCACAGATAGGGTTTGTACATATTAGCGCTCTTGGTAAGTTAAAAGACTATAGATGTAACAACTCAGATTGATTCAGCTCGTAAAATAACTTTATCTAATCTGATTTATAAACATCTTCTAAGAATACAATACTATGGAGGCAGTCTATGACACAATCACAAAAGGCAGTACAGTCTGTTTTAATAATAATGTTTTTTACATTAGCAAGCAAGGTGTTAGGTTTTATTCGAGAAATATTAATTGCAGCAAAATTTGGTTCTGGTGTGGAGACCGATACTTTTTTTATTGCCCTAACTGCTACAACTCTATTCACAACCTTCTTCACTCAGTCTATAAACACTACAATGATTCCAATATTATCAGAAGTTGAACGTAAAGAAGGGATTTTAGGCAAAAGAAGTCATACTAATAATTTATTAAATATTGTAATGGTGATTTCTTTTTTTCTAGTTATTGTTGCGTGGTTTTTAGCGCCATTAATTATTAGAATTTTAGCTCATGGTTTTGAGGGAGAACAGTTCAATCAGACTGTATTATTAATGAGAATTGGGTTACCTGTTTTCTTTTTTGCAAGTGCTGTCGGAATCTTTAGAGGCTACCTTCAAAGTGAAATGAAGTTTACAGAGTCAGCGATTGCTCAATTTCCATTTAACTTTGTTTATATATTCTTCCTTGTATTTTTGGCAGATTTACTTGGCATTAAGGGATTAATGGTAGCTAGTGTATTAGCTGTTGGTGCACAAATACTTATTCAAATTCCTGGATTAAGAAAAATCAATTTTCAATATCAGTTTATATTTGATGTAAAAGATTACTATGTAAAAAAAATATTACATTTGGTGCCACCGGTCTTAATTAGTGTTGCTGTGAGTGATATTAACAAGATTGTTGACCGCTCATTAGCATCAACTCTAATTGACGGAAGTGTATCTGCCTTAAATTATAGTAATAGATTAAAAGGTCTGATCATTGGTATTTTCACAGCTGCAATTGTCACTGTTCTGTTTCCATTACTTTCACAAAAAGCAGATAAAAATAATCACGATGAATTTAAAAGTGTATTTAGATATGGTGTTAATACGATTCTATTAATAACAGTCCCAGCAACTGTAGGGATGATTGTGTTAGCGGAACCGATTGTAAGATTATCCTTTGAAAGAGGAGCTTTTGACGCTACAGCATCTTATATGACTGCAGGTGCATTAATTTTTTATTCTATAGGAATCGTAGGTATGGGATTAAAGAGTTTCTTAAATAGAGCGTATTATGCTTTGCAAGATACGAAAACACCAATGTATAATGGATTTATAGCTATTGGAGTAAATATTGTACTGAATTTTATACTAGTACAGTTTATGGCACATAGAGGTTTAGCACTTGCAACTTCAATATCAGCAATACTAAGCTCGTTACTTTTATTATATGGGCTTAAAAGAAAAATTGGGCCTTTAGGGATTAAAAACATGTTGACAACAGGAATCAAGGTGTTAGCATCCTCGTTAATTATGGGGTTCGCTACATTACATGTATACCGTTATCTTAGCTTCAGTTTTACTGGAAGCACTTTGATTGATTTAATAGTGCTTTCAGTATCTATTGGTTTTGGTGCATTAGTATATCTATTGTTAATTTATTTGATGAAAGTAAAAGAACTATTTTGGTTTATTAACTTATTCAAGAAAAAGCTATCTAGAAAGAAAAAAAGCAGATAAAGCGTAGAGAATTTTTTTCAAAATGAGGACAACTTCAAAATGAAAGTACGCAAATCAGTCATATCAGCTACTAAGACGATGGCCAAAGAAATGTAAAAGATAAAATTTCTAAAAGAGATTTATTTAGTAGAGACTAATTATGGACAAGCCCTAACACTGTTTAGGGCTGTTTTAACATATAGGGGGGGGCACAGATGGAGAAGAGCATTGAAAGGTTCAAGAAAGGGGCAAAATACGTCAATATAGAATCCGCAGTAAGAAGGGATCACTTGACGTCTATAAATGATACAAGTGATGACTATTTAAATTTGAAGTGTGTGAAGTTTATACCTGCCAGTGGTGCAGCCACGAGGATGTTTGAAGACCTTTATAAATACTTAGATGACAAAATAGCCACAGAATCCATCAATCAGTTTTTTGATGAGCTTGAGAATATCACTTTTTATGAAGAGATTAAAGATTTTATTGAAAAAGAGAACATTGATAAGAATGTTACTTCTGATAGAATAAAAATAATTGACTATATACTTAATAGCAACAAAATGAACTATGGCAACCTACCAAAGGCTGTCATTAAAATGAACTCATATAAAGACTTCTCAACAACACCCATAGAAGATGCATAATATGCTCATCCAGAGCCATCGATACGCTTGAGTTGAGCCACCCTCACGCTAGGTGAGCCACTAGCGATATTCTCATGTATTCCGCATTTATTCCATGGTCTTATTTACAACGAGCCTCCAAAGGCATGTCATTGGGCATCAAAGGCATCACCTTTGTAATATGAGCTGTTCATGCAGTTAAGTTAAGGTGATGCCTGGCTATGAGCCTAACATGCCTTCCCTCATTATAAATATCACAGTGGTGCCAGGCACTTAACTTGTTAATTTATTGCAATTAACAATACCTTTTGGTAAAATAAAACCAGGAGGTGTTTTTCATTGGGAAGAAAACCTAGGGTAGAGTATAGGGGTGGTGTTTATCACGTCATCCAAAGAGGAAATAACCGAGAGTATATATTTGAGAAAAAAGAAGATAAAGCATATCTGCTGGAACTAGTAGCGGAATATAAAGTTGTAATGAATTTCGAGTTGTATGGATTTGTGCTAATGGATAACCACTACCATATGGTTCTCAAGACCTTAGATGCACCTTTGCAGGATATTATGCACAGGATAAACAATAAATATAGTAAGTACTATAACTATCAGAATAAAAGAACTGGACATGTTTTTGAGAACAGATATAAAGGCATTTTAGTGAAGGATGAAAAATATCTTTTATCCTTGATTCGGTATGTACATCAAAATCTAGTGAGGGCAAAGATGTGTGAAAAAGTGAAGGATTATCAATGGAGCAGTGATCCATATTATAGAAAGAACAGACAAGGAGAAATGGTAGACATCGGTTTTATTTTGAATATGTTTTCTAGAGACAGACAAGAAGCAATAAAGGAATATAAAAGATTTATGGATAGGGATAAAATGGAGGAAGGTAGTACATTTGAAGAGGTGTTGATTATCGGTGAAAACCAGGAGACGACTATGAGTAAGCCAGTAGAAGTCATTCAAAGGAAAAGCCTAGATGAAATCTTGTATGAGGTAACAAAGGATGAAGCCATCCATGATGAGATAAAAAAAGGCTCAAGAAAAAGAAATTTAACTGTTTATAAACAGAAATATATTAGTCGATCCTTAGCAGCTAACTATACCATGAGAGAAATTGGAGAAAACATATCCGTCAGCGAAGTGGCTGTATATAAAATGCATTGTAAGTAAAAAGAGAACCATTAGTTGAGAGAAAAGGTATAAAAAACTAATTATTGCGTAGAGATATGCACTAATCATGTTTAGGAGAAAACCGAATGAATAAAAATAGAAAAAATTTAATCGCTCTAATTTCTATAGTGAGTATACTACTAATAATAGGGTCAGTTGGGTTTCAGAAGTATCAAAATATAGTTGATCCACATCAAGCCTTTGAGAAAAATTTACAGCAAGAGAAAGATAATAGAGAAAAAGAAGGTATGGATGAGAATAGAAACGTGGTTAAGATTCTTTTGTTAGGAGTAGATAGTTCAGAAGTTAGAGAGGGAAGGGCCATGGGGTATCGAAGTGATGCCATCATGATAGCTTCAATGGACTTAGACGCTAAAAACGTAAAACTGGTCTCTATTCCAAGGGATAGTTATACAGATGTTCCGGGTAACGATAATAAAGACAAGATTAACCATGCGATGGCCTTTGGCGGAGGACCTAGAAATAAGGGAAATCAATATGCAGTTGAGGCTGTGGAAGGGTTGCTAGATATTAATATTGACTATTATCTTACTATGGATTTAGATGCTGTGAAAGATATTGTGGATACCATCGGTGGTGTCACTGTAGATGTGGAGCGCAGTATGGATTCTGGTGGAATTCGAATAGAAAAGGGAGAGCAAAAACTCGATGGGCAACAAGTCCTGGCTTATTTGTCAAATCGAAATGCACCTACTGGAGATTTTGCAAGAATAGAACAACAACAAAAGTTTATGAAGGCCTTATTCCAGCAAACGAAGGAGAAAGGTAAATTCTCTGATGTGCTACCTTTATATTTAAAAATGCAAAGCAAGATATTTACCAATCTAGAGATAGATCAGATGGGTGCGT
Encoded proteins:
- the murJ gene encoding murein biosynthesis integral membrane protein MurJ, whose amino-acid sequence is MTQSQKAVQSVLIIMFFTLASKVLGFIREILIAAKFGSGVETDTFFIALTATTLFTTFFTQSINTTMIPILSEVERKEGILGKRSHTNNLLNIVMVISFFLVIVAWFLAPLIIRILAHGFEGEQFNQTVLLMRIGLPVFFFASAVGIFRGYLQSEMKFTESAIAQFPFNFVYIFFLVFLADLLGIKGLMVASVLAVGAQILIQIPGLRKINFQYQFIFDVKDYYVKKILHLVPPVLISVAVSDINKIVDRSLASTLIDGSVSALNYSNRLKGLIIGIFTAAIVTVLFPLLSQKADKNNHDEFKSVFRYGVNTILLITVPATVGMIVLAEPIVRLSFERGAFDATASYMTAGALIFYSIGIVGMGLKSFLNRAYYALQDTKTPMYNGFIAIGVNIVLNFILVQFMAHRGLALATSISAILSSLLLLYGLKRKIGPLGIKNMLTTGIKVLASSLIMGFATLHVYRYLSFSFTGSTLIDLIVLSVSIGFGALVYLLLIYLMKVKELFWFINLFKKKLSRKKKSR
- a CDS encoding DUF4301 family protein, with product MEKSIERFKKGAKYVNIESAVRRDHLTSINDTSDDYLNLKCVKFIPASGAATRMFEDLYKYLDDKIATESINQFFDELENITFYEEIKDFIEKENIDKNVTSDRIKIIDYILNSNKMNYGNLPKAVIKMNSYKDFSTTPIEDA
- a CDS encoding transposase; protein product: MGRKPRVEYRGGVYHVIQRGNNREYIFEKKEDKAYLLELVAEYKVVMNFELYGFVLMDNHYHMVLKTLDAPLQDIMHRINNKYSKYYNYQNKRTGHVFENRYKGILVKDEKYLLSLIRYVHQNLVRAKMCEKVKDYQWSSDPYYRKNRQGEMVDIGFILNMFSRDRQEAIKEYKRFMDRDKMEEGSTFEEVLIIGENQETTMSKPVEVIQRKSLDEILYEVTKDEAIHDEIKKGSRKRNLTVYKQKYISRSLAANYTMREIGENISVSEVAVYKMHCK
- a CDS encoding LCP family protein; the encoded protein is MNKNRKNLIALISIVSILLIIGSVGFQKYQNIVDPHQAFEKNLQQEKDNREKEGMDENRNVVKILLLGVDSSEVREGRAMGYRSDAIMIASMDLDAKNVKLVSIPRDSYTDVPGNDNKDKINHAMAFGGGPRNKGNQYAVEAVEGLLDINIDYYLTMDLDAVKDIVDTIGGVTVDVERSMDSGGIRIEKGEQKLDGQQVLAYLSNRNAPTGDFARIEQQQKFMKALFQQTKEKGKFSDVLPLYLKMQSKIFTNLEIDQMGALLLFLKSVQSENIELFTLRGEGMIIDGIYYIDIDEDYMKEIFS